In a genomic window of Salmo trutta chromosome 32, fSalTru1.1, whole genome shotgun sequence:
- the fus gene encoding RNA-binding protein FUS isoform X2, protein MASNDYPPTAAQGYGSYGGGQASLIGYSQSSTQQGYGSSGGYNQSSEGNSASYGQGGYSSNYGQSQSGGYGSQPPSQGGQPYSSGGYNNNNSSSSQPPQSGYNQQSSYSGYGQGQSAAAQSSTSYGNNSQPSSYGQQQSQSGGGGSYGSQSGSGYGSSGVGQSGAYGGSGGQQQPGGAPYSQAPSYSSPPPQSYGQQTKYSQGGGGYRGNSPPMGGGGGGGYGGSDGGYGDSGGRGRGERGGGFRGRGDGDRGFDRGGGQRGTGGMGMGDRGGFNKFGGPRDQGPGGPSSMEDQDNSDNNTIFVQGMGDGYTVDSVADFFKQIGIIKINKKTGLPMINLYTDRETGKLKGEATVSFDDPPSAKAAIDWFDGKDFKGNPIKVSFATRRADFVVGRGGAGGMRGGRGGEAEFGGPMGRGGFGGGRGGGGGGLSGDNGGRGNGGQQRAGDWKCSNPVCGNLNFSWRNECNQCKSSKPEGAGGGMSPMDGGGGFGGDRGGRGGFDRGGFRGRGGDRGGFRGGRGGDRGGFGPGKMDGRGEHRQDRRDRPY, encoded by the exons ATGGCGTCGAATG ATTACCCCCCGACTGCAGCCCAGGG ATATGGGTCCTATGGTGGTGGCCAGGCCAGCCTGATTGGCTACAGTCAGTCGTCCACCCAGCAGGGCTATGGCAGCAGTGGCGGCTACAACCAGAGCTCTGAGGGCAACTCCGCCTCCTACGGCCAGGGAGGCTACAGCTCTAACTACGGCCAGTCGCAGTCAG GAGGATATGGTTCTCAGCCTCCATCCCAGGGCGGTCAGCCCTACAGCTCTGggggctacaacaacaacaacagtagtagtagtcagCCACCACAGAGCGGCTACAACCAGCAGTCGTCCTACTCTGGATATGGACAAGGGCAGTCTGCTGCTGCACAGTCTTCTACCAG CTATGGCAACAACTCCCAGCCCTCTAGCTACGGGCAGCAGCAGTCGCAGAGTGGGGGCGGGGGCAGCTATGGGAGCCAGAGCGGAAGTGGCTACGGGAGCAGTGGCGTTGGACAGAGTGGGGCTTATGGGGGCAGCGGGGGTCAGCAGCAGCCCGGGGGGGCTCCCTACAGCCAGGCCCCCAGCTACAGCTCACCCCCACCCCAGAGCTACGGCCAGCAGACCAAGTACAGTCAGGGGGGTGGAG GATACAGAGGCAACTCTCCACCAatgggaggagggggtggaggagggtatGGTGGCTCGGACGGAGGTTACGGAGATAGTGGAGGGCGAGGCCGTGGAGAAAGGGGAGGCGGCTTTAGGGGTCGCGGGGATGGTGACCGAGGATTTGACCGAGGTGGCGGACAAAGAGGCACAGGCGGCATGGG AATGGGCGATCGTGGAGGATTCAATAAGTTTGGTG GACCGAGAGACCAGGGACCTGGTGGGCCCAGCTCCA TGGAAGACCAGGATAACTCTGACAACAACACCATCTTCGTGCAAGGCATGGGAGATGGCTACACCGTTGATTCTGTGGCTGACTTCTTCAAGCAGATCGGCATCATCAAG ATCAATAAGAAGACTGGTCTGCCCATGATCAACctgtatacagacagagagacagggaagcTGAAGGGCGAGGCCACTGTGTCCTTTGACGACCCCCCTTCTGCCAAAGCTGCCATCGACTGGTTTGATG GGAAGGACTTCAAAGGGAACCCCATCAAGGTGTCCTTTGCGACCCGCAGGGCAGACTTCGTAGTAGGACGGGGTGGGGCTGGCGGCAtgagaggaggacgaggaggtgaGGCAGAGTTTGGTG GGCCGATGGGTCGTGGCGGGTTcggaggtggtagaggtggtggtggtggtggtctctCTGGGGACAACGGTGGCCGTGGCAATGGAGGACAGCAGAGAGCTGGAGACTGGAAGTGTTCCAACCC GGTGTGTGGGAACCTGAACTTTTCGTGGAGGAACGAGTGTAACCAGTGCAAGTCCTCCAAACCAGAGGGGGCTGGAGGTGGCATGTCTCCTATGGATGGAGGCG GAGGTTTCGGTGGAGACAGAGGAGGTCGTGGGGGTTTTGACCGTGGGGGATTCCGGGGCCGAGGGGGTGACAGAGGTGGATTCCGAGGCGGACGCGGAGGCGACAGGGGTGGATTCGGACCAGGCAAGATGGATGGAAG GGGTGAACACAGACAGGACCGCAGAGACAGGCCCTACTAG
- the fus gene encoding RNA-binding protein FUS isoform X3, protein MASNDYPPTAAQGYGSYGGGQASLIGYSQSSTQQGYGSSGGYNQSSEGNSASYGQGGYSSNYGQSQSGGYGSQPPSQGGQPYSSGGYNNNNSSSSQPPQSGYNQQSSYSGYGQGQSAAAQSSTSSYGNNSQPSSYGQQQSQSGGGGSYGSQSGSGYGSSGVGQSGAYGGSGGQQQPGGAPYSQAPSYSSPPPQSYGQQTKYSQGGGGYRGNSPPMGGGGGGGYGGSDGGYGDSGGRGRGERGGGFRGRGDGDRGFDRGGGQRGTGGMGMGDRGGFNKFGGPRDQGPGGPSSMEDQDNSDNNTIFVQGMGDGYTVDSVADFFKQIGIIKINKKTGLPMINLYTDRETGKLKGEATVSFDDPPSAKAAIDWFDGKDFKGNPIKVSFATRRADFVVGRGGAGGMRGGRGGPMGRGGFGGGRGGGGGGLSGDNGGRGNGGQQRAGDWKCSNPVCGNLNFSWRNECNQCKSSKPEGAGGGMSPMDGGGGFGGDRGGRGGFDRGGFRGRGGDRGGFRGGRGGDRGGFGPGKMDGRGEHRQDRRDRPY, encoded by the exons ATGGCGTCGAATG ATTACCCCCCGACTGCAGCCCAGGG ATATGGGTCCTATGGTGGTGGCCAGGCCAGCCTGATTGGCTACAGTCAGTCGTCCACCCAGCAGGGCTATGGCAGCAGTGGCGGCTACAACCAGAGCTCTGAGGGCAACTCCGCCTCCTACGGCCAGGGAGGCTACAGCTCTAACTACGGCCAGTCGCAGTCAG GAGGATATGGTTCTCAGCCTCCATCCCAGGGCGGTCAGCCCTACAGCTCTGggggctacaacaacaacaacagtagtagtagtcagCCACCACAGAGCGGCTACAACCAGCAGTCGTCCTACTCTGGATATGGACAAGGGCAGTCTGCTGCTGCACAGTCTTCTACCAG TAGCTATGGCAACAACTCCCAGCCCTCTAGCTACGGGCAGCAGCAGTCGCAGAGTGGGGGCGGGGGCAGCTATGGGAGCCAGAGCGGAAGTGGCTACGGGAGCAGTGGCGTTGGACAGAGTGGGGCTTATGGGGGCAGCGGGGGTCAGCAGCAGCCCGGGGGGGCTCCCTACAGCCAGGCCCCCAGCTACAGCTCACCCCCACCCCAGAGCTACGGCCAGCAGACCAAGTACAGTCAGGGGGGTGGAG GATACAGAGGCAACTCTCCACCAatgggaggagggggtggaggagggtatGGTGGCTCGGACGGAGGTTACGGAGATAGTGGAGGGCGAGGCCGTGGAGAAAGGGGAGGCGGCTTTAGGGGTCGCGGGGATGGTGACCGAGGATTTGACCGAGGTGGCGGACAAAGAGGCACAGGCGGCATGGG AATGGGCGATCGTGGAGGATTCAATAAGTTTGGTG GACCGAGAGACCAGGGACCTGGTGGGCCCAGCTCCA TGGAAGACCAGGATAACTCTGACAACAACACCATCTTCGTGCAAGGCATGGGAGATGGCTACACCGTTGATTCTGTGGCTGACTTCTTCAAGCAGATCGGCATCATCAAG ATCAATAAGAAGACTGGTCTGCCCATGATCAACctgtatacagacagagagacagggaagcTGAAGGGCGAGGCCACTGTGTCCTTTGACGACCCCCCTTCTGCCAAAGCTGCCATCGACTGGTTTGATG GGAAGGACTTCAAAGGGAACCCCATCAAGGTGTCCTTTGCGACCCGCAGGGCAGACTTCGTAGTAGGACGGGGTGGGGCTGGCGGCAtgagaggaggacgaggag GGCCGATGGGTCGTGGCGGGTTcggaggtggtagaggtggtggtggtggtggtctctCTGGGGACAACGGTGGCCGTGGCAATGGAGGACAGCAGAGAGCTGGAGACTGGAAGTGTTCCAACCC GGTGTGTGGGAACCTGAACTTTTCGTGGAGGAACGAGTGTAACCAGTGCAAGTCCTCCAAACCAGAGGGGGCTGGAGGTGGCATGTCTCCTATGGATGGAGGCG GAGGTTTCGGTGGAGACAGAGGAGGTCGTGGGGGTTTTGACCGTGGGGGATTCCGGGGCCGAGGGGGTGACAGAGGTGGATTCCGAGGCGGACGCGGAGGCGACAGGGGTGGATTCGGACCAGGCAAGATGGATGGAAG GGGTGAACACAGACAGGACCGCAGAGACAGGCCCTACTAG
- the fus gene encoding RNA-binding protein FUS isoform X1, which produces MASNDYPPTAAQGYGSYGGGQASLIGYSQSSTQQGYGSSGGYNQSSEGNSASYGQGGYSSNYGQSQSGGYGSQPPSQGGQPYSSGGYNNNNSSSSQPPQSGYNQQSSYSGYGQGQSAAAQSSTSSYGNNSQPSSYGQQQSQSGGGGSYGSQSGSGYGSSGVGQSGAYGGSGGQQQPGGAPYSQAPSYSSPPPQSYGQQTKYSQGGGGYRGNSPPMGGGGGGGYGGSDGGYGDSGGRGRGERGGGFRGRGDGDRGFDRGGGQRGTGGMGMGDRGGFNKFGGPRDQGPGGPSSMEDQDNSDNNTIFVQGMGDGYTVDSVADFFKQIGIIKINKKTGLPMINLYTDRETGKLKGEATVSFDDPPSAKAAIDWFDGKDFKGNPIKVSFATRRADFVVGRGGAGGMRGGRGGEAEFGGPMGRGGFGGGRGGGGGGLSGDNGGRGNGGQQRAGDWKCSNPVCGNLNFSWRNECNQCKSSKPEGAGGGMSPMDGGGGFGGDRGGRGGFDRGGFRGRGGDRGGFRGGRGGDRGGFGPGKMDGRGEHRQDRRDRPY; this is translated from the exons ATGGCGTCGAATG ATTACCCCCCGACTGCAGCCCAGGG ATATGGGTCCTATGGTGGTGGCCAGGCCAGCCTGATTGGCTACAGTCAGTCGTCCACCCAGCAGGGCTATGGCAGCAGTGGCGGCTACAACCAGAGCTCTGAGGGCAACTCCGCCTCCTACGGCCAGGGAGGCTACAGCTCTAACTACGGCCAGTCGCAGTCAG GAGGATATGGTTCTCAGCCTCCATCCCAGGGCGGTCAGCCCTACAGCTCTGggggctacaacaacaacaacagtagtagtagtcagCCACCACAGAGCGGCTACAACCAGCAGTCGTCCTACTCTGGATATGGACAAGGGCAGTCTGCTGCTGCACAGTCTTCTACCAG TAGCTATGGCAACAACTCCCAGCCCTCTAGCTACGGGCAGCAGCAGTCGCAGAGTGGGGGCGGGGGCAGCTATGGGAGCCAGAGCGGAAGTGGCTACGGGAGCAGTGGCGTTGGACAGAGTGGGGCTTATGGGGGCAGCGGGGGTCAGCAGCAGCCCGGGGGGGCTCCCTACAGCCAGGCCCCCAGCTACAGCTCACCCCCACCCCAGAGCTACGGCCAGCAGACCAAGTACAGTCAGGGGGGTGGAG GATACAGAGGCAACTCTCCACCAatgggaggagggggtggaggagggtatGGTGGCTCGGACGGAGGTTACGGAGATAGTGGAGGGCGAGGCCGTGGAGAAAGGGGAGGCGGCTTTAGGGGTCGCGGGGATGGTGACCGAGGATTTGACCGAGGTGGCGGACAAAGAGGCACAGGCGGCATGGG AATGGGCGATCGTGGAGGATTCAATAAGTTTGGTG GACCGAGAGACCAGGGACCTGGTGGGCCCAGCTCCA TGGAAGACCAGGATAACTCTGACAACAACACCATCTTCGTGCAAGGCATGGGAGATGGCTACACCGTTGATTCTGTGGCTGACTTCTTCAAGCAGATCGGCATCATCAAG ATCAATAAGAAGACTGGTCTGCCCATGATCAACctgtatacagacagagagacagggaagcTGAAGGGCGAGGCCACTGTGTCCTTTGACGACCCCCCTTCTGCCAAAGCTGCCATCGACTGGTTTGATG GGAAGGACTTCAAAGGGAACCCCATCAAGGTGTCCTTTGCGACCCGCAGGGCAGACTTCGTAGTAGGACGGGGTGGGGCTGGCGGCAtgagaggaggacgaggaggtgaGGCAGAGTTTGGTG GGCCGATGGGTCGTGGCGGGTTcggaggtggtagaggtggtggtggtggtggtctctCTGGGGACAACGGTGGCCGTGGCAATGGAGGACAGCAGAGAGCTGGAGACTGGAAGTGTTCCAACCC GGTGTGTGGGAACCTGAACTTTTCGTGGAGGAACGAGTGTAACCAGTGCAAGTCCTCCAAACCAGAGGGGGCTGGAGGTGGCATGTCTCCTATGGATGGAGGCG GAGGTTTCGGTGGAGACAGAGGAGGTCGTGGGGGTTTTGACCGTGGGGGATTCCGGGGCCGAGGGGGTGACAGAGGTGGATTCCGAGGCGGACGCGGAGGCGACAGGGGTGGATTCGGACCAGGCAAGATGGATGGAAG GGGTGAACACAGACAGGACCGCAGAGACAGGCCCTACTAG
- the fus gene encoding RNA-binding protein FUS isoform X5, with protein sequence MAAVAATTRALRATPPPTAREATALTTASRSQEDMVLSLHPRAVSPTALGATTTTTVVVVSHHRAATTSSRPTLDMDKGSLLLHSLLPAMATTPSPLATGSSSRRVGAGAAMGARAEVATGAVALDRVGLMGAAGVSSSPGGLPTARPPATAHPHPRATASRPSTVRGVEDTEATLHQWEEGVEEGMVARTEVTEIVEGEAVEKGEAALGVAGMVTEDLTEVADKEAQAAWGPRDQGPGGPSSMEDQDNSDNNTIFVQGMGDGYTVDSVADFFKQIGIIKINKKTGLPMINLYTDRETGKLKGEATVSFDDPPSAKAAIDWFDGKDFKGNPIKVSFATRRADFVVGRGGAGGMRGGRGGEAEFGGPMGRGGFGGGRGGGGGGLSGDNGGRGNGGQQRAGDWKCSNPVCGNLNFSWRNECNQCKSSKPEGAGGGMSPMDGGGGFGGDRGGRGGFDRGGFRGRGGDRGGFRGGRGGDRGGFGPGKMDGRGEHRQDRRDRPY encoded by the exons ATGGCAGCAGTGGCGGCTACAACCAGAGCTCTGAGGGCAACTCCGCCTCCTACGGCCAGGGAGGCTACAGCTCTAACTACGGCCAGTCGCAGTCAG GAGGATATGGTTCTCAGCCTCCATCCCAGGGCGGTCAGCCCTACAGCTCTGggggctacaacaacaacaacagtagtagtagtcagCCACCACAGAGCGGCTACAACCAGCAGTCGTCCTACTCTGGATATGGACAAGGGCAGTCTGCTGCTGCACAGTCTTCTACCAG CTATGGCAACAACTCCCAGCCCTCTAGCTACGGGCAGCAGCAGTCGCAGAGTGGGGGCGGGGGCAGCTATGGGAGCCAGAGCGGAAGTGGCTACGGGAGCAGTGGCGTTGGACAGAGTGGGGCTTATGGGGGCAGCGGGGGTCAGCAGCAGCCCGGGGGGGCTCCCTACAGCCAGGCCCCCAGCTACAGCTCACCCCCACCCCAGAGCTACGGCCAGCAGACCAAGTACAGTCAGGGGGGTGGAG GATACAGAGGCAACTCTCCACCAatgggaggagggggtggaggagggtatGGTGGCTCGGACGGAGGTTACGGAGATAGTGGAGGGCGAGGCCGTGGAGAAAGGGGAGGCGGCTTTAGGGGTCGCGGGGATGGTGACCGAGGATTTGACCGAGGTGGCGGACAAAGAGGCACAGGCGGCATGGG GACCGAGAGACCAGGGACCTGGTGGGCCCAGCTCCA TGGAAGACCAGGATAACTCTGACAACAACACCATCTTCGTGCAAGGCATGGGAGATGGCTACACCGTTGATTCTGTGGCTGACTTCTTCAAGCAGATCGGCATCATCAAG ATCAATAAGAAGACTGGTCTGCCCATGATCAACctgtatacagacagagagacagggaagcTGAAGGGCGAGGCCACTGTGTCCTTTGACGACCCCCCTTCTGCCAAAGCTGCCATCGACTGGTTTGATG GGAAGGACTTCAAAGGGAACCCCATCAAGGTGTCCTTTGCGACCCGCAGGGCAGACTTCGTAGTAGGACGGGGTGGGGCTGGCGGCAtgagaggaggacgaggaggtgaGGCAGAGTTTGGTG GGCCGATGGGTCGTGGCGGGTTcggaggtggtagaggtggtggtggtggtggtctctCTGGGGACAACGGTGGCCGTGGCAATGGAGGACAGCAGAGAGCTGGAGACTGGAAGTGTTCCAACCC GGTGTGTGGGAACCTGAACTTTTCGTGGAGGAACGAGTGTAACCAGTGCAAGTCCTCCAAACCAGAGGGGGCTGGAGGTGGCATGTCTCCTATGGATGGAGGCG GAGGTTTCGGTGGAGACAGAGGAGGTCGTGGGGGTTTTGACCGTGGGGGATTCCGGGGCCGAGGGGGTGACAGAGGTGGATTCCGAGGCGGACGCGGAGGCGACAGGGGTGGATTCGGACCAGGCAAGATGGATGGAAG GGGTGAACACAGACAGGACCGCAGAGACAGGCCCTACTAG
- the fus gene encoding RNA-binding protein FUS isoform X4: protein MAAVAATTRALRATPPPTAREATALTTASRSQEDMVLSLHPRAVSPTALGATTTTTVVVVSHHRAATTSSRPTLDMDKGSLLLHSLLPVAMATTPSPLATGSSSRRVGAGAAMGARAEVATGAVALDRVGLMGAAGVSSSPGGLPTARPPATAHPHPRATASRPSTVRGVEDTEATLHQWEEGVEEGMVARTEVTEIVEGEAVEKGEAALGVAGMVTEDLTEVADKEAQAAWGPRDQGPGGPSSMEDQDNSDNNTIFVQGMGDGYTVDSVADFFKQIGIIKINKKTGLPMINLYTDRETGKLKGEATVSFDDPPSAKAAIDWFDGKDFKGNPIKVSFATRRADFVVGRGGAGGMRGGRGGEAEFGGPMGRGGFGGGRGGGGGGLSGDNGGRGNGGQQRAGDWKCSNPVCGNLNFSWRNECNQCKSSKPEGAGGGMSPMDGGGGFGGDRGGRGGFDRGGFRGRGGDRGGFRGGRGGDRGGFGPGKMDGRGEHRQDRRDRPY, encoded by the exons ATGGCAGCAGTGGCGGCTACAACCAGAGCTCTGAGGGCAACTCCGCCTCCTACGGCCAGGGAGGCTACAGCTCTAACTACGGCCAGTCGCAGTCAG GAGGATATGGTTCTCAGCCTCCATCCCAGGGCGGTCAGCCCTACAGCTCTGggggctacaacaacaacaacagtagtagtagtcagCCACCACAGAGCGGCTACAACCAGCAGTCGTCCTACTCTGGATATGGACAAGGGCAGTCTGCTGCTGCACAGTCTTCTACCAG TAGCTATGGCAACAACTCCCAGCCCTCTAGCTACGGGCAGCAGCAGTCGCAGAGTGGGGGCGGGGGCAGCTATGGGAGCCAGAGCGGAAGTGGCTACGGGAGCAGTGGCGTTGGACAGAGTGGGGCTTATGGGGGCAGCGGGGGTCAGCAGCAGCCCGGGGGGGCTCCCTACAGCCAGGCCCCCAGCTACAGCTCACCCCCACCCCAGAGCTACGGCCAGCAGACCAAGTACAGTCAGGGGGGTGGAG GATACAGAGGCAACTCTCCACCAatgggaggagggggtggaggagggtatGGTGGCTCGGACGGAGGTTACGGAGATAGTGGAGGGCGAGGCCGTGGAGAAAGGGGAGGCGGCTTTAGGGGTCGCGGGGATGGTGACCGAGGATTTGACCGAGGTGGCGGACAAAGAGGCACAGGCGGCATGGG GACCGAGAGACCAGGGACCTGGTGGGCCCAGCTCCA TGGAAGACCAGGATAACTCTGACAACAACACCATCTTCGTGCAAGGCATGGGAGATGGCTACACCGTTGATTCTGTGGCTGACTTCTTCAAGCAGATCGGCATCATCAAG ATCAATAAGAAGACTGGTCTGCCCATGATCAACctgtatacagacagagagacagggaagcTGAAGGGCGAGGCCACTGTGTCCTTTGACGACCCCCCTTCTGCCAAAGCTGCCATCGACTGGTTTGATG GGAAGGACTTCAAAGGGAACCCCATCAAGGTGTCCTTTGCGACCCGCAGGGCAGACTTCGTAGTAGGACGGGGTGGGGCTGGCGGCAtgagaggaggacgaggaggtgaGGCAGAGTTTGGTG GGCCGATGGGTCGTGGCGGGTTcggaggtggtagaggtggtggtggtggtggtctctCTGGGGACAACGGTGGCCGTGGCAATGGAGGACAGCAGAGAGCTGGAGACTGGAAGTGTTCCAACCC GGTGTGTGGGAACCTGAACTTTTCGTGGAGGAACGAGTGTAACCAGTGCAAGTCCTCCAAACCAGAGGGGGCTGGAGGTGGCATGTCTCCTATGGATGGAGGCG GAGGTTTCGGTGGAGACAGAGGAGGTCGTGGGGGTTTTGACCGTGGGGGATTCCGGGGCCGAGGGGGTGACAGAGGTGGATTCCGAGGCGGACGCGGAGGCGACAGGGGTGGATTCGGACCAGGCAAGATGGATGGAAG GGGTGAACACAGACAGGACCGCAGAGACAGGCCCTACTAG